One part of the Andrena cerasifolii isolate SP2316 chromosome 4, iyAndCera1_principal, whole genome shotgun sequence genome encodes these proteins:
- the Psn gene encoding presenilin, translating to MSESDTYDSADEYTSLMDGHVAESRTDDLGLVTGRKRRSRISNEEVENGVPEVRVQTPGVLNNAGSARRPAPGNNGPHRDEEEEELKYGAAHVIKLFVPVSLCMLVVVATISSINFYTTKGMYLLYTPFHEDSSDTSTKAWQAVANSLILMSVIVVMTVILIILYKYKFYKVIHGWLIISSLLLLSIFSMLYCEQILKAYNIPMDLFTLGIVLWNFGVVGMICIHWQGPLQLQQAYLIFISALMALVFIKYLPEWTAWVVLGVISIWDLIAVLTPKGPLRILVETAQERNESIFPALIYSSTVLYTATMTYAGYVQAATMTSSDSAAGDTAAYPMRGRVDNQNNTPAGGDAEEGGFTPEWVETHGDRGARRAQEVRENTSSLTESSRQQENRVVRDPQDVQLSVTEEERGVKLGLGDFIFYSVLVGKASSYGDWNTTLACFVAILIGLCLTLLLLAIFKKALPALPISITFGLTFYFATRVIVAPFADSLASEQVFI from the exons ATGTCTGAGAGTGATACTTACGATTCGGCGGACGAATACACAAGCCTAATGGACGGTCACGTCGCGGAGTCACGCACGGACGACCTGGGCTTGGTCACTGGTCGAAAAAGGCGGTCGCGTATCAGTAACGAGGAG GTTGAGAATGGTGTCCCCGAGGTGCGTGTTCAGACACCGGGCGTTTTGAACAATGCAGGTTCGGCTAGGAGACCTGCGCCAGGTAACAACGGTCCACAtagggacgaggaggaggaagaattgAAGTATGGAGCGGCGCACGTTATTAAGTTATTCGTGCCCGTGTCCCTTTGTATGTTAGTCGTAGTCGCAACGATTAGTTCTATAAATTTCTATACCACCAAAGGAATGTACTT ATTATACACTCCCTTTCACGAAGACAGTTCTGACACGAGTACCAAAGCTTGGCAAGCAGTCGCCAATTCGTTGATACTCATGAGCGTCATTGTTGTTATGACTGTGATACTTATCATCctgtataaatacaaattttacaaaGTGATCCACGGGTGGTTAATAATAAGTTCCTTGCTGCTCTTATCTATATTTTCTATGCTGTATTGCGA GCAAATATTAAAGGCTTACAACATTCCAATGGACTTGTTCACGTTAGGGATTGTGCTATGGAACTTCGGAGTAGTCGGAATGATATGTATACACTGGCAGGGGCCCTTGCAGCTGCAGCAAGCATATCTTATTTTCATCTCCGCTCTAATGGCACTCGTCTTTATCAAATACTTGCCAGAATGGACAGCGTGGGTTGTGTTAGGTGTGATCAGTATCTGGG ATTTGATAGCTGTATTAACACCGAAGGGACCTCTGAGGATACTCGTAGAGACAGCCCAAGAGCGGAACGAGTCCATTTTCCCAGCCTTGATATACTCTTCGACTGTCTTGTATACAGCCACAATGACTTACGCTGGCTACGTGCAGGCAGCAACGATGACCAGCAGTGATTCCGCTGCTGGTGATACCGCTGCGTATCCGATGCGTGGTCGAGTAGACAATCAAAATAATACTCCTGCTGGAGGAGACGCGGAGGAGGGTGGATTTACCCCTGAGTGGGTGGAGACGCACG GTGATCGAGGTGCGAGGCGAGCGCAAGAGGTGCGCGAAAACACTTCCTCGTTGACGGAAAGCTCGAGGCAACAAGAGAATCGAGTTGTACGAGATCCACAGGACGTGCAACTGTCAGTCAccgaggaagagagaggagtTAAGTTGGGCCTCGGAGATTTTATATTCTACAGCGTTCTAGTGGGGAAAGCTTCCAGCTATGGCGACTGGAACACAACTCTGGCTTGTTTCGTTGCCATCCTCATT GGGCTTTGTTTAACGTTGCTGCTGCTGGCCATATTCAAGAAAGCGTTACCCGCTCTGCCGATCTCCATCACATTCGGTCT